One genomic segment of Panicum virgatum strain AP13 chromosome 2N, P.virgatum_v5, whole genome shotgun sequence includes these proteins:
- the LOC120661190 gene encoding double-stranded RNA-binding protein 3-like — translation MYKNQLQELAQRSCFSLPSYVCTREGPDHAPCFRAAVTFNGETFEGPSGCTTLRQAEHAAAEVALARLSLRGPSTSLAARVLDETGVYKNLLQETAHRAGLKLPAYTTVRSGPGHSPVFASTVELAGMSFAGDPARTKKQAEKNAAMAAWSSLKRMPEARKKPGAGDEQDHVIVARVLAALKPRGDVGDGKAAAPLPKQCGTGSSPSALPNPPMYRQQWRPRNTPARPQPPVGPRILPPLHLLHQPASSSRDAAAAELVRMLERAIVRDRAASEALPPPPPCYYAPASAYRHDAAPSSFAAGGFHAPAVSVRSVIPVCAAPPPVKEGRNGPATSSDPGKRV, via the exons ATGTACAAGAACCAGCTGCAGGAGCTGGCGCAGAGGAGCTGCTTTAGCCTTCCGTCGTACGTGTGCACGCGGGAGGGCCCCGACCACGCGCCGTGCTTCCGGGCCGCCGTCACCTTCAACGGCGAGACCTTCGAGGGCCCCAGCGGCTGCACCACGCTCCGCCAGGccgagcacgccgccgccgaggtcgcCCTCGCCCGCCTCTCCCTCCGCGGGCCCTCCACCTCGCTCGCCGCCCGGGTCCTC GATGAGACGGGGGTGTACAAGAACCTGCTGCAGGAGACCGCGCACCGGGCCGGGCTGAAGCTGCCGGCGTACACCACGGTGCGCTCGGGCCCGGGCCACTCGCCGGTGTTCGCCTCCACGGTGGAGCTCGCTGGCATGAGCTTCGCGGGCGACCCCGCCAGGACCAAGAAGCAGGCGGAGAAgaacgccgccatggccgcctggTCTTCCCTCAAACGGA TGCCAGAGGCGCGCAAGAAgccgggcgccggcgacgagcaggaCCACGTCATCGTCGCCAGAGTTCTCGCCGCGCTGAAGCCTCGAGGCGACGTCGGCgacggcaaggcggcggcgcctctgCCGAAGCAGTGCGGCACCGGCTCGTCTCCCTCTGCTCTTCCGAACCCGCCGATGTACAGACAACAATGGCGGCCTCGGAACACTCCTGCTCGGCCGCAGCCGCCGGTCGGGCCCAGGATCCTGCCTCCCCTGCACCTGCTGCACCAACCGGCGTCGAGCTCcagggacgccgcggcggcggagctggtgCGCATGCTGGAGAGGGCCATCGTGAGGGACAGGGCCGCCTCGGAGgcactcccgccgccgccgccgtgctacTACGCGCCCGCGTCGGCGTACCGCCACGACGCCGCGCCGAGCTCCTTCGCCGCGGGCGGGTTCCACGCGCCGGCTGTTAGCGTGCGGTCGGTGATCCCGGtgtgcgccgccccgccgccggtcaaGGAGGGACGGAATGGCCCAGCGACATCCTCGGATCCAGGCAAGAGGGTGTGA